attataaagtGCCCTTCAAAGTGAATTTGATGATAAATGTATAGTTGATTTGTTGAACACAGCCATTTAAAAGATGAACTTTAATCTCTCTCTGTTTTAGTCCAGTTCAGAAGAAAAGATCAGAAGcagagtccagctgtgtgtctatgaggagTGACACGTCTGTAATTCAACCATTAGATTGTAAGAGTGGAGATACGCAGTCTGCTCTCAGGTATAACATTTCTGTAAGAGATATgatctaaaaatattatacagtatatataagaCATTGTGCTCATCAGCTAATGTAGTAATgtggaatatttattttacagtcatgATGTCTacaacacatttaaaacaaatctgatgaagaagttTGAGTGTCTGTATGAGGGAACAGCAATACAGGGAAACCCAACACTGCTAaatgagatctacacagagctctacatcacagagagtgagagtggagagatcaataatgagcatgaggtgagacagattgagacacaatccaggagagcagcaacagaggacacagtcatcaaatgcaatgacatctttagacttttacctggacaagacaaacccatcagaactgtgctgacaaagggaGTCGCTGGGATTGGAAAAACTGtgtctgtgcagaagttcattctggactgggctaaagggaaagagaatcaggacatccagctcatatttccacttccttttAGAGAAATCAACTTGATGAAGGACAAAACACTCAGTCTTTCAGATcttcttaatatatttttcccAGACACACAAGAAATTAAAATatcctttgatgaatataaagtgttgttcatctttgatggtctggatgagtgtCGTCTGTCTCTGGACTTTAAGAGTGAAGTGAAACTGTGTAATATGTCTGAATCAGCCTCAGTGGACGTGCTGCAGATGAACCTCATTGTGGggaatctgcttccctctgcactcatctggatcacctccagaccagcagcagctgatctcattccctctgagtgtgtccatcgagtgacagaggtacgaggcttcaatgagccacagaaggaggaatacttcaggaagagaatcagtgatcagAGTCTGGCCAACAGGATCATCTCACACCTGAAGTCATCAAGGAGCCTCTACATCATGTGTCACatcccagtgttctgctggatctccGCCACTGTTCTAGTGAAGATGCTGAGTCAAGCAGAGAGTGCAgagattcccaagactctcactcaaatgtacacacacttcctgatccTTCAGACCAACATCAAACACAAGAAGGACTATGAGAAGAAAGTGAATGATGAAAACATGATCCTCAAACTGGGGAAACTGGCTTTTCAGCAGCTTGTGAAAGGAAACCTGATCTTCTATGATGAAGACCTGAGagagtgtggcattgatgtgacagaagcatcagtgtactccggattgtgcactcagatcttcagagaggagttgggcttgtatcaggggaaagtcttctgctttgttcatctgagcCTTCAGGAACATCTAGCAGCTCTATATGCACACCTCTCCTTTACaaacaagaagaaaaatgtatttggccaaaacaaacaaagtctGTTGTCTAGGATTTTTAACCAGAAGAAATATAGTTCATTATCTGAGCTGCATCAGAGAGCTGTGAATGAGGTTTTACAGAGTAAGAATGGACATCTGGATCTTTTTCTGCGTTTTTTTCTGGGTCTCTCAGTGGAGTCCAATCAGACCCTCTTACGAAAACTACTGTCACAGACAGGAAGCTGCTCtcacaaaaaagaagaaacagttgagtacatcaAACAGAAGATCAGGGAAAATTGCTCTCCAGAgaaatccatcaatctgttttactgtctgaatgaactgagTGATGATTTACTGATGCAGGAGATCCAGCGTTATCTGAAATCTGGAGAAATAAGAGAAACCAAACTCTCCTCTTCACAGTGGTCAGCTCTGGTTTATGTGTTGCTGACATCCGAGCAGAAGATGGATGTTTTTGATCTAAAACAGTTTATTGGAAAACAACATACAACAGATGAAGTTCTTCAGTATTTGTTACCTGTGGTTAAAGAATCCAGATCAGTTCAGTAAGTAACGTTGAAAAAACCACTCCATTTTAAAAACCTGACCACATTCATGATTTTAGCATGtgcttttttaacaaattaaatgtgtaataaatatacaatttttaataataaatgtaaaaacagttcAATGTGCAAACAAGGCATTCATtataaaacaatgaattaaacaattaattaaaataacacagttggtaacactttagtataggaaCCAATTTTCACTGTTAaatagttgcttattagcatgtctattaaaaacattgtaatgCCATGCCAGCTGCTTCTCTAGTTACTTTCTGTTCGGCAGCTATATAAGgcaggccatgccaaacagccaccacaaagtattgttttgcctgtgcggactctaccaagggtttctcctgtttcattgccttgttttgttattgccacagttttgtttcatagtcatagttttgccttgtttctttGCCATAGATTTGTCTAGTTTccttgccatagtttttgccttgtttcattgccttatttatttttctactttggactgctctctggtATTTTGACATTCTGCCTGTTCATTGGATTACGCTTTTGCCTTTCCCTGGATGttactgtttgctggtgtctgaccctgcctgtcttgactacgatctgtttaataaagctcgtATTTGGATCTATCACGCTTCAGAAGAGTCcagttacagaatacttcgcctcccagagccagtccacaagatggccgccatcccagagccagtccacaagaggGCCGCCCCATCtgagtccccggccaagatggctgccacgcctgagccTCATCAGTCTAAAATCATCTCATCCAAATCTCATCTCGCCATGTCTGCCACACCCAAAGCAAATCAAGTGATGGCTGATCCttcagtgtcaagtcaagtcagggctgcactttcagtgccaagtcaagttacagctgtgtttcctgagccacgtcaagttacagctgttacttctgaatcaagtcaagttagagCTGTAGTTcttgaatcaagccaagtcacagctgttctccatgagtccaagccaagtcacagctgttgttcctgagtcaagccatgttacagctgttgttcctgaatcaagtcaagttacagcagatcttcatgagccaagtcaagttactgctgttgttcctgagtcaagtcaagccacagttgatcttcatgagccaggtcaagtcacagctggtcttcacgagccaagtcaagtcacagctgaccttcatgagtcGAGCCAAGTCACGGccgacctccctgagtcaagtcaagtcacggcagaccttcctgaatcaagtcaagacacagctgcgcTCCTAACAGAGCCTCTTCATGACATGGCTGCTAGTATAGAGCCTCGCCAAGCCATGGCCGTCATGCCAGAACCTCGCCAGGTCCCGTCTGACCTTCCAAAGTTTCAACTGATCCTCTAAAGCCTTGTCACGTCTCAGCTGGCCTCCTAGAGCCTCTTCATGTCTCAGCTGACCCCCCAGAGCCTAGTCTCGTATCAGCTGacatcccagagcctcgtcaggTCTTAGCCACCTTTCCAAAGCCTTGCCAGGTCTCGTCTcagctcccaagccacgcagagcccacgctcccaagccacatgTCCACAGCGGCCACACCCTCAAGATTGGCAagcatcccactatctactgtgctgtctgtaatggctgttgccattttgagcgtgtgggctacacactgtgctccagaggcctcgtctgacaacgagtctgctcctgaggtctcatctgaccacgagtctgctcccgaggcctcaaGTGTGCACAAGTTTGTgccaatacctcctgaggtgtcagcatatgctgtagaacctcctaaggaggtggcgtccattCATGAACTCACCATCTTGTCTGTCCATGAGTCTACTCCAGAGAGCTCGTTTGACCATGAGTCTGAGCCAATGCCGCCGGAGGTGGCgtctccggctgcagaacctcctaagggGGCAGCGTCCtcctatgaactctctgcccatcaTGTCACGGCCAAGGAGGCCTATTAAGAACTttctgcctgtcatgtcacgGCCAAGGAGGCCAATCATGGACACCCTGCTCTgtctgccccgccatggctccctgctccaccatggctccaggCTCCTCAGAATCTACCATGGTGGACTTCTACTCCAGTGttacactgtctgccattgctccacggcccaggtcctccaaggttccactgtctgctactACTCCATGGTTCAGaccctccagtgtttcactgtCTACCACTGttccacggtccaggtcctccagggttccactgtctgccacagctccacagccctggtcctccaagtttccactgtctgccacagctccacggcccaggtcctccagtgcttcactgtctgccacagctccacggcccaggtcctccagtgcttcactgtctaccactgttccatggcccaggtcctccagtgcttcactctGTCACTGCTCCATGATCCAGGCTCACCCTCCTGGACAGTTGTTGTTTTGAGTGCCAGGAGTTGCTCTTAGAaggggggattctgtaatgccacgcctgcagagggagcccttacccatGGACTGCCTGTtgccgctccctctgctgcttctctagttacttcctgtttggcagccatataaggcaggccatgccaaacagccaccgcaaagtattgttttgcctgtgcggactctaccaagcgtttctCCTGTTTCATTGGCTTGTTTTGTTATTGCCATGgttttgtttcatagtcatagttttgccttgtttccttgtcatagtttttgccttgtttcattgcattgtttattttgctactttggactgctctctggtATTTTGACATTCTGCCTGTTCATTGGATACGTTTTTGCCTTGCCCTGGATGttactgtttgctggtgtctgaccctgcctgtcttgactacgatctgtttaataaagctcgtATTTGGATCTATCACGCTTCAGAAGAGTCCAGTTACAAaaatattggctgtttatttgtACTTACAAAGCACATATACTGCATTActatattctacatccctaatcctacccaatacctaatcTTAAcagctaccttactaactattaatcaGCAGCAAAAGAGTTTATTGAAGCAAAAGTCaaagttaatggtttgttaaccCTTAAACAGGCAACGTGCACCACATGATTCATGTTATTTATTCTCTTGTAGGAGGCACGAGGAAGAATTTTTCATCTAATACTGTTATCATTACTGTAGTTTAGGTTGTTTGGAGTATGGGGGTCACATGACTTGGTTCAGACTTTCTGTGGTTGCTTTGTCAGTTTTACCTAAAGCCAACATGTATGCCCATGGGGCTGGACATTCAGAAAATGTAGACAGTAGGCATATATTAAtcatatattaacattttttcagcAAATGCAATACTACTGTTAGTGTTAACTGTAAAcattaacttgaaatgttgaaaaagaaaattaagtcatatgttgttaatgttgtttatattttgaaatgtgagTATCCCCTGAGATATGTTTCCAGATTAGGGTATAAAAACAGGATTGTCCTCAATATTGACAATGAATAGTGTCACAAGGTAATCTGTTCCCCCTGTTCTGGTTATTTCATTATTGTGCATTCTGGGCTGGTATGGGGTGGTGAGTGTGTGAGGGGTGGAGTGTTTTGAGGAGTTTGGTGTTCCCCCTTGATGGTTATGGGGGATGGCGAGGGGGCCTAAAAATCACAGAAAATACAGAGTAATCACAGaaatcacataaaatacaaGGGGGAACCCCTTGATGAAGAATTCTCTTGAAGGGCTGGGGTGGAGGGTGTTTGGAGATTTTAAAGGTGACATGCAGATCTTCCAGATAACTGAATATGTTGGTGGTCACTTGACGTCCACTCTGGAAGATGCTGAGAGGCTGGAGGATGACCTTGCATTTGTCAACCATGATGATCATCTAGGCTTTTAGAGGTTGAGCCAGatttgtctctttaaatgccTCATGAACTCTTACCACTGATGGCAGTGAACATCTGCCACACATCTGGGGATGAAAAATACACAGTGAGAGTCAAAATGAGTTACATGTAATTACAATtctgaaaattaagaaaaaagtaTACAACTAGGCTGTGATATTGTTTGATATATGATATTTTGAATTGAGTTTGTGTTATTAAAGGAAGTCTATGAGAGGTCAACAAGGAATAATTTTACTTATACTTAATCTTGTACAGAGATTTGTATTTGATTCAGGCCTACCTCCATTTCCAACTCTATGAACTCCTTTGTAGAGTCCTGGTGAGCTTCATGATGTGGGCCATGCATTTTATGTGCAGAGAGTTTGGGACTAATGACTGAAGTGCAGCAACAAAAGCCGTCTTCATGTAGGCAGCGTTATCAGTGTCAAACACAATGATGTCTTGATTAGCAATGCTTTATTCTTGTAGACACTTCACAACAGCCAGGTTAAAGTATCTTGCCAAAAATGCACCAGCATGCATAAGTAATCAAGCACTAAAATCTTCtctgttaatttaaataaatacaaatttgctGCTATTGGATCTACTTTTCCTTTCCTGCATTGCTGTAACATGTTTTATGAAGAACTGAATTActgaaacatacatttaaaatataaaggaaggccatttacttgttttcaatatatatatatatacttttttttttttaaaacaggttATGTGGATGTAATCTCACTGCTAAGTCTTGTGGGAGTTTATCATCAGTTTTACAAtcctcaaactctgtcctgagagagctggacctgagtaacaatgacctgaaGCATTCTGGAGTGAAGCATCTTACTGAtggactgaaaagtccaaagtGTCAGCTGGAGATTCTGAGGTAAATggttttcaatcaaataaattaacaaaatatgtaGTGTTTAAACTGTAACATGCAACATGCACCTAAcatctgttttatttcaaacataattttatttgattgg
This region of Labeo rohita strain BAU-BD-2019 unplaced genomic scaffold, IGBB_LRoh.1.0 scaffold_381, whole genome shotgun sequence genomic DNA includes:
- the LOC127160542 gene encoding protein NLRC3 isoform X4, whose product is MLKSIMDETQTSGDEDVFPGYRHSDSVHQKRSEAEPSCVSMKSDMSMDKPMQFKGGDSQSGLSPVHQKRSEAEPSCVSMKSDASMNIPEKFKSGDSQSGLSPVQKKRSEAESSCVSMRSDTSVIQPLDCKSGDTQSALSHDVYNTFKTNLMKKFECLYEGTAIQGNPTLLNEIYTELYITESESGEINNEHEVRQIETQSRRAATEDTVIKCNDIFRLLPGQDKPIRTVLTKGVAGIGKTVSVQKFILDWAKGKENQDIQLIFPLPFREINLMKDKTLSLSDLLNIFFPDTQEIKISFDEYKVLFIFDGLDECRLSLDFKSEVKLCNMSESASVDVLQMNLIVGNLLPSALIWITSRPAAADLIPSECVHRVTEVRGFNEPQKEEYFRKRISDQSLANRIISHLKSSRSLYIMCHIPVFCWISATVLVKMLSQAESAEIPKTLTQMYTHFLILQTNIKHKKDYEKKVNDENMILKLGKLAFQQLVKGNLIFYDEDLRECGIDVTEASVYSGLCTQIFREELGLYQGKVFCFVHLSLQEHLAALYAHLSFTNKKKNVFGQNKQSLLSRIFNQKKYSSLSELHQRAVNEVLQSKNGHLDLFLRFFLGLSVESNQTLLRKLLSQTGSCSHKKEETVEYIKQKIRENCSPEKSINLFYCLNELSDDLLMQEIQRYLKSGEIRETKLSSSQWSALVYVLLTSEQKMDVFDLKQFIGKQHTTDEVLQYLLPVVKESRSVQLCGCNLTAQSCESLSSALQFSNSNILRELDLSNNDLQDSGVKLLSGGLKSPNCQLEILRLSGCMVTQKGCGYLSSALSSNSSHLRELDLSYNHPGDSGVKPLTEKLLDSTCSLDKLNVDHGGESRITAGLKKYACFLTLDPNTANTKLILSEKNRKVTNKYEAQSYPDHPDRFDGYNPQVLCRESVCGRCYWEIEWSGHYGVYISVSYKSISRKGGDECLFGYNDQSWSLICSHSSYSFRHNNIVTELPVVSISHRIGVNDNYIYRVGVYVDVSAGTLSFYSVSRNTMSLIHTEQTTFTQTLYPGFGVWSGSLVKLC
- the LOC127160542 gene encoding NACHT, LRR and PYD domains-containing protein 3 isoform X3, coding for MLKSIMDETQTSGDEDVFPGYRHSDSVHQKRSEAEPSCVSMKSDMSMDKPMQFKGGDSQSGLSPVQKKRSEAESSCVSMRSDTSVIQPLDCKSGDTQSALSHDVYNTFKTNLMKKFECLYEGTAIQGNPTLLNEIYTELYITESESGEINNEHEVRQIETQSRRAATEDTVIKCNDIFRLLPGQDKPIRTVLTKGVAGIGKTVSVQKFILDWAKGKENQDIQLIFPLPFREINLMKDKTLSLSDLLNIFFPDTQEIKISFDEYKVLFIFDGLDECRLSLDFKSEVKLCNMSESASVDVLQMNLIVGNLLPSALIWITSRPAAADLIPSECVHRVTEVRGFNEPQKEEYFRKRISDQSLANRIISHLKSSRSLYIMCHIPVFCWISATVLVKMLSQAESAEIPKTLTQMYTHFLILQTNIKHKKDYEKKVNDENMILKLGKLAFQQLVKGNLIFYDEDLRECGIDVTEASVYSGLCTQIFREELGLYQGKVFCFVHLSLQEHLAALYAHLSFTNKKKNVFGQNKQSLLSRIFNQKKYSSLSELHQRAVNEVLQSKNGHLDLFLRFFLGLSVESNQTLLRKLLSQTGSCSHKKEETVEYIKQKIRENCSPEKSINLFYCLNELSDDLLMQEIQRYLKSGEIRETKLSSSQWSALVYVLLTSEQKMDVFDLKQFIGKQHTTDEVLQYLLPVVKESRSVQLCGCNLTAKSCGSLSSVLQSSNSVLRELDLSNNDLKHSGVKHLTDGLKSPKCQLEILRLCGCNLTAQSCESLSSALQFSNSNILRELDLSNNDLQDSGVKLLSGGLKSPNCQLEILRLSGCMVTQKGCGYLSSALSSNSSHLRELDLSYNHPGDSGVKPLTEKLLDSTCSLDKLNVDHGGESRITAGLKKYACFLTLDPNTANTKLILSEKNRKVTNKYEAQSYPDHPDRFDGYNPQVLCRESVCGRCYWEIEWSGHYGVYISVSYKSISRKGGDECLFGYNDQSWSLICSHSSYSFRHNNIVTELPVVSISHRIGVNDNYIYRVGVYVDVSAGTLSFYSVSRNTMSLIHTEQTTFTQTLYPGFGVWSGSLVKLC
- the LOC127160542 gene encoding NACHT, LRR and PYD domains-containing protein 3 isoform X2; this translates as MLKSIMDETQTSGDEDVFPGYRHSDPVHQKRSEAEPSCVSMKSDASMNIPEKFKSGDSQSGLSPVQKKRSEAESSCVSMRSDTSVIQPLDCKSGDTQSALSHDVYNTFKTNLMKKFECLYEGTAIQGNPTLLNEIYTELYITESESGEINNEHEVRQIETQSRRAATEDTVIKCNDIFRLLPGQDKPIRTVLTKGVAGIGKTVSVQKFILDWAKGKENQDIQLIFPLPFREINLMKDKTLSLSDLLNIFFPDTQEIKISFDEYKVLFIFDGLDECRLSLDFKSEVKLCNMSESASVDVLQMNLIVGNLLPSALIWITSRPAAADLIPSECVHRVTEVRGFNEPQKEEYFRKRISDQSLANRIISHLKSSRSLYIMCHIPVFCWISATVLVKMLSQAESAEIPKTLTQMYTHFLILQTNIKHKKDYEKKVNDENMILKLGKLAFQQLVKGNLIFYDEDLRECGIDVTEASVYSGLCTQIFREELGLYQGKVFCFVHLSLQEHLAALYAHLSFTNKKKNVFGQNKQSLLSRIFNQKKYSSLSELHQRAVNEVLQSKNGHLDLFLRFFLGLSVESNQTLLRKLLSQTGSCSHKKEETVEYIKQKIRENCSPEKSINLFYCLNELSDDLLMQEIQRYLKSGEIRETKLSSSQWSALVYVLLTSEQKMDVFDLKQFIGKQHTTDEVLQYLLPVVKESRSVQLCGCNLTAKSCGSLSSVLQSSNSVLRELDLSNNDLKHSGVKHLTDGLKSPKCQLEILRLCGCNLTAQSCESLSSALQFSNSNILRELDLSNNDLQDSGVKLLSGGLKSPNCQLEILRLSGCMVTQKGCGYLSSALSSNSSHLRELDLSYNHPGDSGVKPLTEKLLDSTCSLDKLNVDHGGESRITAGLKKYACFLTLDPNTANTKLILSEKNRKVTNKYEAQSYPDHPDRFDGYNPQVLCRESVCGRCYWEIEWSGHYGVYISVSYKSISRKGGDECLFGYNDQSWSLICSHSSYSFRHNNIVTELPVVSISHRIGVNDNYIYRVGVYVDVSAGTLSFYSVSRNTMSLIHTEQTTFTQTLYPGFGVWSGSLVKLC
- the LOC127160542 gene encoding NACHT, LRR and PYD domains-containing protein 3 isoform X1, encoding MLKSIMDETQTSGDEDVFPGYRHSDSVHQKRSEAEPSCVSMKSDMSMDKPMQFKGGDSQSGLSPVHQKRSEAEPSCVSMKSDASMNIPEKFKSGDSQSGLSPVQKKRSEAESSCVSMRSDTSVIQPLDCKSGDTQSALSHDVYNTFKTNLMKKFECLYEGTAIQGNPTLLNEIYTELYITESESGEINNEHEVRQIETQSRRAATEDTVIKCNDIFRLLPGQDKPIRTVLTKGVAGIGKTVSVQKFILDWAKGKENQDIQLIFPLPFREINLMKDKTLSLSDLLNIFFPDTQEIKISFDEYKVLFIFDGLDECRLSLDFKSEVKLCNMSESASVDVLQMNLIVGNLLPSALIWITSRPAAADLIPSECVHRVTEVRGFNEPQKEEYFRKRISDQSLANRIISHLKSSRSLYIMCHIPVFCWISATVLVKMLSQAESAEIPKTLTQMYTHFLILQTNIKHKKDYEKKVNDENMILKLGKLAFQQLVKGNLIFYDEDLRECGIDVTEASVYSGLCTQIFREELGLYQGKVFCFVHLSLQEHLAALYAHLSFTNKKKNVFGQNKQSLLSRIFNQKKYSSLSELHQRAVNEVLQSKNGHLDLFLRFFLGLSVESNQTLLRKLLSQTGSCSHKKEETVEYIKQKIRENCSPEKSINLFYCLNELSDDLLMQEIQRYLKSGEIRETKLSSSQWSALVYVLLTSEQKMDVFDLKQFIGKQHTTDEVLQYLLPVVKESRSVQLCGCNLTAKSCGSLSSVLQSSNSVLRELDLSNNDLKHSGVKHLTDGLKSPKCQLEILRLCGCNLTAQSCESLSSALQFSNSNILRELDLSNNDLQDSGVKLLSGGLKSPNCQLEILRLSGCMVTQKGCGYLSSALSSNSSHLRELDLSYNHPGDSGVKPLTEKLLDSTCSLDKLNVDHGGESRITAGLKKYACFLTLDPNTANTKLILSEKNRKVTNKYEAQSYPDHPDRFDGYNPQVLCRESVCGRCYWEIEWSGHYGVYISVSYKSISRKGGDECLFGYNDQSWSLICSHSSYSFRHNNIVTELPVVSISHRIGVNDNYIYRVGVYVDVSAGTLSFYSVSRNTMSLIHTEQTTFTQTLYPGFGVWSGSLVKLC
- the LOC127160542 gene encoding protein NLRC3 isoform X5, whose translation is MLKSIMDETQTSGDEDVFPGYRHSDSVHQKRSEAEPSCVSMKSDMSMDKPMQFKGGDSQSGLSPVHQKRSEAEPSCVSMKSDASMNIPEKFKSGDSQSGLSPVQKKRSEAESSCVSMRSDTSVIQPLDCKSGDTQSALSHDVYNTFKTNLMKKFECLYEGTAIQGNPTLLNEIYTELYITESESGEINNEHEVRQIETQSRRAATEDTVIKCNDIFRLLPGQDKPIRTVLTKGVAGIGKTVSVQKFILDWAKGKENQDIQLIFPLPFREINLMKDKTLSLSDLLNIFFPDTQEIKISFDEYKVLFIFDGLDECRLSLDFKSEVKLCNMSESASVDVLQMNLIVGNLLPSALIWITSRPAAADLIPSECVHRVTEVRGFNEPQKEEYFRKRISDQSLANRIISHLKSSRSLYIMCHIPVFCWISATVLVKMLSQAESAEIPKTLTQMYTHFLILQTNIKHKKDYEKKVNDENMILKLGKLAFQQLVKGNLIFYDEDLRECGIDVTEASVYSGLCTQIFREELGLYQGKVFCFVHLSLQEHLAALYAHLSFTNKKKNVFGQNKQSLLSRIFNQKKYSSLSELHQRAVNEVLQSKNGHLDLFLRFFLGLSVESNQTLLRKLLSQTGSCSHKKEETVEYIKQKIRENCSPEKSINLFYCLNELSDDLLMQEIQRYLKSGEIRETKLSSSQWSALVYVLLTSEQKMDVFDLKQFIGKQHTTDEVLQYLLPVVKESRSVQLCGCNLTAKSCGSLSSVLQSSNSVLRELDLSNNDLKHSGVKHLTDGLKSPKCQLEILRLSGCMVTQKGCGYLSSALSSNSSHLRELDLSYNHPGDSGVKPLTEKLLDSTCSLDKLNVDHGGESRITAGLKKYACFLTLDPNTANTKLILSEKNRKVTNKYEAQSYPDHPDRFDGYNPQVLCRESVCGRCYWEIEWSGHYGVYISVSYKSISRKGGDECLFGYNDQSWSLICSHSSYSFRHNNIVTELPVVSISHRIGVNDNYIYRVGVYVDVSAGTLSFYSVSRNTMSLIHTEQTTFTQTLYPGFGVWSGSLVKLC